The DNA segment CTGTTCAATACCAGGCAGGATGTgagctacttggtttctttTTGAAGCAAATGAATTAGTGTAAAAACATCAAAGCTAGTTATAGATAACTTCTAGTGTACACTTTGAGAAATTCCTTATCCATTCACTCTATTAGATAActtctgcttgaggatgtaaaATGTATATCTGCTACCAGTAATCGGTTTCTTGGATTAAAATTAACcttgtttatatatcatttttttagattaaCAGGATACTTTTGGAAGAGGATGGTGCTTCAGAGAGTCCAAGCTCTGAGTACCAATCAATCATTCAGGAGTTTCGTGCTTTCCTCAGTGACAGCAAGGACGTGTTGGATGAAGCAACCACAATGAAACTATTGGAAGGGTAATTGTGCCTCATCTTCTACAACCTATCCTTAGTCACTTTAAATCATTTACAGTGATATGTGTTGAAACAGAAGTTGTTGCATTTCATTTAGTGGAAATTATTCATTCATTTTGATAGGTTTATTTGACTCTAGACCTTATTGAGTACCAAATTATTAATATATCACTCTGTATAAACTACAAATCTTACCTTCTCTTACATAATTTATCTGCACTATTCTTTTGTCTGTTGGAATTGTGTTTTAACTATTTTTCTCAATCGTATACCTTTCTGCAGTTATGGTAGGGTTGAAGAACTAGTATATTTTGCTAATCTGAAGGAGCAGTATGAGATTGTGATTCACCACTATATTCAGGTTTTGACAAACTGctgctttatttttattataatgttGTTATATCTATTGGGAAAAAGGAGGGACTTCAGTTCCGTTTGTGATAGGGCTTGCCCTTATTGATATTGACGACAATGGTAAACTACAAGAGCAATGTACAAGAGAAATATGATAGATTGCTTCATTACAATCTTATTGTTATACATGTAAAAATTAGCTATTTTTTTCCGTTAGATTAACACTGAAATGTCTTCAGTTCTATATTTTGTTTTTCGTAGAACCTTAACTGTTCTGTAACAAAAACAACagagccttagtcccgaaatgattccggatcggctaacatgaaccgtcatacaaaaccgtgaaatcaagcctcaatccccaataaactcatatcactctcaatcaccctcttccaagttCGCTTAGgccttcccctacccctcaccattgcatccctttgccactcttcaatccttctaaccagcgcatcaagcgctcttcgtcttacatggccaaaccaccttagtcgattttccctcattttattctcaatagttGTAACCTTAACTGTTCTATATTATGGAAAAAAACAAGGTGGATTTAAATCCATTGGAAATTCAATTTATTGTTCCTCTATTTTCACCTATGCAATTGGTTGTAGATTAACACTGAAATGTCTTCagttctatattttttttgtcgTAGAACCTTATCTGTTCTGTATTATGGAAAAAAGCAAGGTGAATTTAAATCCCTTGgaaattaaaattattgttcCTCTATTTTCACCTATGCAATTGGTTGTAGATATTTTTAATAGATAGGGATGATAATAGAAAAAGGCTTCGATGTGATACAAAAACAAATTATTGTTGGAGAATATTTTCCGTTCGTTTTTAGTCATAATTTTAGTTATTCATTACCATCTAGCACTTAACAGATAATTAGATGCTGTTTGTTGATAATAATTAACTTCATTTTCTTAATTGTTCTGTCAATTGAGTTTTTTTGCTGCcatcttcttattcttcttcctcttctcgcTCTCCCTGTCTCTTTGTGGGGTTATGGTGTTTAAGTTCAGCAAGGAGAAGCAAAGAAGGCATTGGAAGTGCTTATGAAACCTGCTGTTCCCATAGACCTTCAGGTGCATATTAAACTTCTTTATTGAGAATATGGTCAGGCAATTGCAGTTGTTTGACAATCAGGTTTTAGCAGCGTTAATAAATGGACAGTTTTGACTTTGCAGTACAAGTTTGCCCCAGACCTTATTGCGCTTGATGCATATGAAACTGTGGAGTCATGGATGGCCACAAAGAACCTAAACCCAAGGAAAATGATTCCTGCTATGATGCGCTATTCAAGTGAACCTCATGCAAAGTAAGATGGAATCTTTGGCTAAATCTGTGATATGTGCATTTTCTAATGGTGATTCTGAGTATCAAGAGTtgtcattttgatattcttagagTCATGAATTTGTAATTGCTGctgtaaaaaaattcaatcttATTCTAGGGTGACAGTGCCAATACGTGTCTGCTGGATATAAGCTTTCTTTCACATGACTGCTGATACCAGTTATTGACTGCTGTTGATTACAATTTTCTGTTAATATGCTCTATTGTCCTCTTTTTGCCGATTCTCTGTTTACTGAAGTTACGGATTTGTTTCTGTGATGAGATGCATGGATTAGGATTTGAAGTTCCAGTATTGGCTTAAGATGTATCATGGTTTACCATGTTTTTCTCTCCCATCAAAGCTCTTTAGTAACTTGGCCTACCGGTGTCAGTTGTTCTGTATTCATTGGGTCCAGACTGATTGATAAATCAATTGCTGTGGAATTATGTTTTGAGAATAAAGTAATACCTTTAAATTGAGCATGAAGTATTTCTTCTGATGTTAGTTTGTTGCCTAATATCTTTTCTTCAAGTAAAGTGGCATCTCATATAATCAGAAATTATTGATACTCGTAGACGAGCAAGTAGAATTTCCTATGCTTCttctgtcacgtccgtgtctaaatttctagaattgataaatcggactccgtatgaaaaagttaggctggaaacgacatatgttggtcattttagctttaaaccagaatttggtttttgttttgatttttctccttatttgagagacacTGCTACtagtttatataataagtcagtggtaatgtctcaccgtcttatctgatcttattttaggtcgggtttgacaTCTTCTGGTTTAGATGCTGAATTATAGATATGGAATTGTATATTTGTTTATCAGAAGAATTTTGGGTTATTCACTGGAACTTTGCATCACATGCAGGAATGAAACCCATGAAGTTATCAAATATTTGGAATTTTGTGTTCACCGTTTGCATAATGAGGATCCAGGAATTCACAATTTGCTTTTGTCTCTGTATGCTAAGCAGGTTGGCTTGTTTCCAGAACTTATTTGAATTTTAGTGAATAAAATGCCAGGAAAACCTTAacctattttttattgttttcttgtaATGTAGTTGCACTTATTTGATTGTTTGAATCATATTTTTCTTTCTATCCTTTATTATAATTAGGAAGATGATGGTGCACTATTGCGTTTTCTACAATGCAAATTtggaaaaggaagagaaaatggCCCTGATTTCTTCTATGATCCTAAATATGCCTTGCGTCTTTGCCTCAAGGAAAAAAGAATGCGTGCCTGTGTTCATATATATAGTATGATGTCTATGCATGAAGAAGCAGTTGCTCTTGCTCTGCAGGTGATATTCATTTcttttagctttgaacattttGGTTTCTTGGTCGTTATTTTATTTGGTTAATCAATTCAACCTTGAATTTTTCGATAAAGAATAATCCCAACATTACATTGTTCactcctctttctctctccctctctctaaATAATATCCCACATACTGCCTTAACTCTTGAGTAGTAAAAGGTGTGATCTTcagttatattattttattagttttgATTCACTTTTTCTGCACTAGGTTGACCCCGAGCTTGCTATGGCTGAAGCAGACAAGgttgaagatgatgaagagtTAAGAAAGAAGCTCTGGCTTATGGTGGCCAAGCATGTTGTTCAACAAGAAAAAGGAACTAAGCGGGAGAATATAAGGAAAGCAATAGCATTTCTTAAGGAAACTGATGGCCTTTTGAAAATTGAGGATATCTTGCCGTTCTTTCCAGACTTTGCCCTCATTGATGACTTCAAGGTGAGATGCTTTACTATCTTGTAAATCGTTCTGCAACTTGTTAGTTCTTTTCCCACCTGTTGAGTATCTTGCATTGGTTAATTACTGAGCCACTAgaccaattatatatatatgtgtggcAGTTCTCCCATTTGACAAACCCTTTTAGGGTGGGGTTAGGCCTATCTTTACATGGTATAACAACAActacaacaaagccttagtcccaaaatgattcggggtcggctaacatgaaccgtcaTACAAAACTGTGAAATCAAGCCgtgtcagcgacataaattctctccctccaccactccgtcctatccactgtCATATTTTCcccaatccccaataaactcacatcactctcaatcaccctcttccaagttCGCTTAGgccttcccctacccctcaccattgcatccctttgccactcttcaatcCTTCTAACTGTCGCATCAAGCGTTCTttgtcttacatggccaaaccaccttagtcaattttctctcattttattctcaatagatgtaaccctactttcgtcctaattatttcattcctcacccgatcctttctcgtatggccACACATCCATcgcaacatacgcatctccgccatcgacatcttatgaatgtgaaagtgtttcactgcccatggataaaaagggcggcccagtgcactacgcgtcccctcTAAGCGAGGGtctggggaggggtcccaccacaagggtgcactgggggcaagccttcccctgccaattttttggcaagagaccgctcctaagactcgaacccgtggcctcttggtcacacgacaacaacgtttaccgtttcGCTGCCCATggatatttaaataaaattctactatctttctcatttttgaaaatcatttaaATCAAATCCCACTCTACTCATCACTCTTGTAGAGTATCTCTTTAGCTTTATGGATTCAATGCTGTAGGTTTTGTAGCCAGATCCTGGTGGTCAATATCATAACTTCTACATTTTTATTCCTGTGCCTTGTGTTGTCTTCTACATTATCTTCAATTGCTATTATTGTATGACTTTTAACTGTCCATGTAGGAGGCAATTTGCTCATCATTGGAGGACTATAACAAGCAAATTGAAGAACTAAAAGAGGAAATGAATGATGCAACACATGGTGCAGACAACATAAGAAACGATATTAGTGCACTCACTCAAAGATATGCTGTTATTGATCGTGATGAAGAGTGTGGGGTATGGTCATCTCTCTGTTATCTAGTTTATTGTTGACAAGTTGCATGGATAAAGTTGCACTTTCATCATTTTCGAGTACTTTTTTTTAGGTATTGCTAAATGCTAATCCATCATGTCCTTTAATCGAAGCTCAACCAACATGCTTCTTGATAGTTTATTTGACCTGATAATATCTCCCTTCAATTCCTAAAATACTACAAAGTCACATAAATGAATCTAGAAGTTCCATTTATATATCCATCAAACTTCACCTTTTTTTTAAATGCAGTTGTATATTGTTACTGATGTTCCTCTATTCAAATAAATAGTTATTGCCTGATTataattcttattattattatctcagGCTTGTAAGCGGAAAATTTTGGTTGTGGGTGGCGACTTTCGGATGTCTCGAGGCTATACATCAGTAGGACCAATGGCTCCTTTCTATGTATTTCCATGCGGACATTCATTCCATTCACATTGCTTGATAGCCCATGTGACACGCTGTACTAGTGAAAGTCAAGTAAGTTGACTATTATTGCATATGCTGTTTAGTTATAAGGTCGTGAAATCAAAATGCTCTATATCCAAGTTTGGCACCAGTTGGTCAAGTCATTACAAAATATTTGACATGTCATAATCGTGTTTTTGTCAAATTGTAGCAAGAAAATGGtgcttcattttattctttatagTATATCCAAATGGCAGAAGCAGTACTGTCTGTAAAATTGGCAAAGTTGGTAACTCTAAATGTCATATGAGTTTCATTTTACTTGCACAGAGATTGCCATGATAGTTATATCATGGATGTCAATACGGTGACGTCCACTTACTTTGCATGCATATGAAGATGGTTGATGAGCAAAACCAAAATCTATAGGAGGGTTAGGTCTAAGTATCTTAAGGGCTTGTTTGTTCTGCTCTTCTTTTTTACTgttagttgtttgttgttgctagTAGCCGGTAGATATTAGCTGATTTTCCTTCTAAATTAGCTATCTCAATCCTAACTAAACACTTTATATCTACTGTAAGGAAAACGAAACGGGCACTCAATAAGTCATGACTCATGATAACTGTTTGGGATAAAGTGCAATTTTTTCCCTATCGTTTTTGGGGAAgtgcaaatttacccttaacgaatgaaatggtgcaattttacccctaacattgccAAACACGTTCAATTTTAACCCTACCTGACAGAAAATTTAAACAAACTGTTTTACTGTTATTTCACTCATTTAATTATCACACTCGACctttcaaacatcaattatgtctaaaatatttattctgtTACTAAGACAGTTACAAACAACCTGCCGAAACGTCAATATTTAAGTCTGTAagatataagttaatcacaaaaaaaactGCTTAAAATGTTTGCTATGTTATTAAAACATGTTTAAATGACTTGCCAAAATACAcataattgttttattttatcgacaaacttgtttggaagatcCGATGTAACAGTCGAATAACTGTCAGTTCAGTCAGTTCAAATTTGCTGTTGGGTAGGGGTAGAATTGATCTTGTTAATCTGCACTTCCCTAACAATGTTAGGGGCAATTTGGAATAGCTGGTTTTTGAGCTTATCTCATCAAAATAAAACTCGGGTCTTTCATTTTAGAATGAAATTTAGGGGTTTTAAAATGCGTAGTCGTGTTATAATAATGTATGCGATCTATATGTTCCACAtggttatatatgatataaatgcaacaaaaatgataatcgGGTTGACTTGCATCTATGCTGTAAAGTTTGCTGTTTATCTAACTCTTCGGACTTTTTTCCATGGATTCTACAGGCAGAGTATATACTGGATTTGCATAAGCAACTTAGTTTATTGGGTGAGGGAGCTAAGAAAGACTTAAATGGTGTCATGACTGACGACCCTGTTGCTAGCATAATAACGCCTACGGATAaggtcatatttttttttatcttgttatataTTATGGACATTTTCGGTTCGCCATTGTTCTATACTAAGGGCATATTCAGTTCAGTTATTGCTGTTTaccttttgttgttgttgttgctgctgctgctggtaGATGGTAGTTATTTTTCAACCCTAATCAATCACTTCTGATCTACTGTTTCAAGTGAAAAAGCAAAAAGTAACTATATGAAAGAGTACCAAACGTCCATAAGTGACTAGAATGCCCTGTTTCTCAAAGCGTATTTGATCATTGCTTGCCATATTGCTTCAATTCACACATGAACTATagctagggctgtaatcgagccgagccgagctcaACATTATGTTCGTGAGCTGCTCTCGAGCTGTTCGCTAGCTTGTTAACGAGCTTTGCTCGTGAGCAACTCGTTAATTCAGTTCATGAGCTTCGCTCgtgaacaactcattaattatgttgatcaattatattgatttgaaatttctttaacacaaaaATACATAGTTTTGAGATCTACAAAACTAAAGTTACACATAACtatgttttttttacatttttccctTCATAGCTTGCTCATGAGCTTGTTCATAAACCTATAATCGAGCATGCTTTGCTAGCTTTTGAGCCGAGTTTCAccatgctcaagctcggctcgtttataaatcgaccCGAATACGAtcaagcttttatcgagccgaacacTGAGCAGCTCATGAGCGTCTCGACTCATTTACAGCCATAACTATAACATCTAAAACTTTTGTTAATTGACTTTCTCGTGTTCGAACTTGCAGCTTCGTGCAAAGTTGGACGATGCCATTGCCAGCGAATGTCCATTTTGCGGTGAGTTGATGATCAGCGAGATCTCTAAACCCTTTATTCTCCCCGAGGAATCACATCAAGTTAGTTCATGGGAGATAAAACCGCACACTATCAGCACCCAGAGGTCTCT comes from the Euphorbia lathyris chromosome 5, ddEupLath1.1, whole genome shotgun sequence genome and includes:
- the LOC136229303 gene encoding vacuolar sorting protein 18; protein product: MDQGRQVFTVDLLERYAAKGRGVITCMAAGNDVIVIGTSKGWVIRHDFGVGDSFDFDLSAGRPGEQSIHRVFVDPGGSHCIATVVGSGGAETYYTHARWNKPRVLTKLKGLVVNTVAWNRQMITEASTKEVILGTDNGQLHEIAVDEKDKREKYIKLLYELTEIPGPFMGLQMETANLSNGTRYYVMAVTPTRLYSYTGIGSLESVFASYANRQVHFMELPGEIPNSELHFFIKQRRAVHFAWLSGAGIYHGGLNFGAQHSFPNGDENFVENKALLGYSKLSEGSDTVEPTSMAVSEFHFLLLIGNKVKVVNRISEQIIEELQFDQTSESVSRDIIGLCSDATAGLFYAYDHNSIFQVSVNDEGRDMWKVYLDMKEYAASLANCRDPLQRDQVYLLQADAAFSSRDFLRASSFYAKVTYILSFEEITLKFISAGEQDALRTFLLRKLDNLTKDDKCQITMISTWATELYLDKINRILLEEDGASESPSSEYQSIIQEFRAFLSDSKDVLDEATTMKLLEGYGRVEELVYFANLKEQYEIVIHHYIQQGEAKKALEVLMKPAVPIDLQYKFAPDLIALDAYETVESWMATKNLNPRKMIPAMMRYSSEPHAKNETHEVIKYLEFCVHRLHNEDPGIHNLLLSLYAKQEDDGALLRFLQCKFGKGRENGPDFFYDPKYALRLCLKEKRMRACVHIYSMMSMHEEAVALALQVDPELAMAEADKVEDDEELRKKLWLMVAKHVVQQEKGTKRENIRKAIAFLKETDGLLKIEDILPFFPDFALIDDFKEAICSSLEDYNKQIEELKEEMNDATHGADNIRNDISALTQRYAVIDRDEECGACKRKILVVGGDFRMSRGYTSVGPMAPFYVFPCGHSFHSHCLIAHVTRCTSESQAEYILDLHKQLSLLGEGAKKDLNGVMTDDPVASIITPTDKLRAKLDDAIASECPFCGELMISEISKPFILPEESHQVSSWEIKPHTISTQRSLSLTL